From a single Kitasatospora sp. NBC_00458 genomic region:
- a CDS encoding FadR/GntR family transcriptional regulator yields MALSSPRRTPLSDQVISQLRAQITSGEWPVGSRIPTEAALVDQLGVARNTVREAVRALAHNGLLDIRQGSGTYVLATSELAGVMHRRFADADQAQVAELRVTLETSAAGLAATRRTDRDLVLLDAALARREDAWRSGDAEDFIQADAAFHQAVVAAAHNDVLAAVYADLGEVTRAHLRHDVGPELIAERYLGHDKIVDAIRARDPQRASHEAGRAIGACADRQQA; encoded by the coding sequence GTGGCGCTGTCCTCGCCGAGGCGCACCCCGCTGTCCGACCAGGTGATCTCCCAGTTGCGGGCCCAGATCACCTCCGGCGAGTGGCCCGTCGGCTCCCGCATCCCCACCGAGGCCGCCCTGGTCGACCAGTTGGGTGTGGCGCGGAACACGGTCCGCGAGGCCGTCCGGGCCCTCGCGCACAACGGGCTGCTCGACATCCGCCAGGGCTCCGGCACCTACGTCCTCGCCACCAGCGAGCTCGCCGGCGTCATGCACCGCCGCTTCGCCGACGCCGACCAGGCCCAGGTCGCCGAACTGCGGGTCACCCTGGAGACCTCCGCCGCCGGCCTCGCCGCCACCCGCCGCACCGACCGCGACCTCGTCCTCCTCGACGCCGCCCTGGCCCGCCGCGAGGACGCCTGGCGCTCCGGCGACGCCGAGGACTTCATCCAGGCCGACGCCGCCTTCCACCAGGCCGTCGTCGCCGCCGCCCACAACGACGTCCTCGCCGCCGTCTACGCCGACCTCGGCGAGGTCACCCGCGCCCACCTGCGCCACGACGTCGGCCCCGAACTCATCGCCGAGCGCTACCTCGGCCACGACAAGATCGTCGACGCCATCCGCGCCCGCGAC
- a CDS encoding CynX/NimT family MFS transporter: protein MSSAADTAASPRAGTRPQAERSAPPRRSHLGWLFAVAIAAAAFNLRPVVTSLGPLLDQVRADLGMNPTVAGLLTAVPSLCFALFGFAAPGLARRFGPVAVVTAGLGAITAGVLARSFAGGTAVFLLLTALALAGVAVANVLIPVVIKRYFPDRVGPMIGLYSMALSAGTALAAAVTVPLTSALGGDWRFGLGVWAALGAVALLLWLPVLVSRRREAGGQAAAGAAVKLPITRSRTAWALACFFGCQATGAYVVMGWLPTIFQDAGVSEGTSGVLLALTMVIGVPVSFVLPNLAARRGDQRLFVVVLAAFGIAGYSGLALSPSAAPWVWAVLVGLSNCAFPLVLTMIGLRARSAGGVAQLSAFAQGVGYLISIPGPILIGRLYQATGEWYLPLGFLALLLVPQMLFGLRAARARHIEDEAVLPAVPAGT from the coding sequence ATGTCGTCCGCAGCAGACACCGCCGCCTCCCCCCGTGCCGGGACCCGACCGCAGGCCGAGCGGTCCGCCCCGCCCCGCCGCAGCCACCTCGGCTGGCTCTTCGCCGTCGCGATCGCCGCCGCCGCCTTCAACCTCCGTCCGGTGGTGACCAGCCTCGGGCCGCTGCTCGACCAGGTCCGGGCCGACCTCGGGATGAACCCGACGGTGGCCGGCCTGCTCACCGCCGTCCCCTCGCTCTGCTTCGCCCTGTTCGGCTTCGCCGCACCCGGACTGGCCCGCCGGTTCGGCCCCGTCGCGGTGGTCACCGCCGGGCTCGGCGCGATCACCGCCGGGGTGCTGGCCCGCTCCTTCGCCGGCGGCACCGCGGTCTTCCTGCTGCTCACCGCGCTGGCGCTGGCCGGCGTCGCGGTCGCCAACGTGCTGATCCCGGTGGTGATCAAGCGCTACTTCCCGGACAGGGTCGGGCCGATGATCGGCCTCTACTCGATGGCGCTGTCGGCCGGCACCGCGCTCGCCGCCGCCGTCACCGTGCCGCTGACCAGCGCGCTCGGCGGTGACTGGCGGTTCGGCCTGGGGGTCTGGGCCGCGCTCGGCGCGGTCGCCCTGCTGCTCTGGCTGCCCGTCCTGGTGTCCCGGCGGCGGGAGGCCGGCGGACAGGCCGCCGCCGGGGCGGCGGTGAAGCTGCCGATCACCCGCAGCCGCACCGCCTGGGCGCTGGCCTGCTTCTTCGGCTGCCAGGCCACCGGCGCGTACGTGGTGATGGGCTGGCTGCCGACGATCTTCCAGGACGCCGGCGTCTCCGAGGGCACCTCGGGCGTGCTGCTGGCGCTGACCATGGTGATCGGCGTGCCGGTCTCCTTCGTCCTGCCGAACCTGGCCGCCCGCCGCGGCGACCAGCGGCTCTTCGTGGTGGTCCTGGCCGCGTTCGGCATCGCCGGGTACTCCGGGCTGGCGCTCTCCCCGTCCGCCGCGCCGTGGGTGTGGGCGGTTTTGGTCGGCCTCTCCAACTGCGCGTTCCCGCTGGTGCTGACCATGATCGGGCTGCGCGCCCGGTCGGCCGGCGGCGTGGCCCAGCTCTCCGCCTTCGCCCAGGGCGTCGGCTACCTGATCTCGATCCCCGGGCCGATCCTGATCGGCCGGCTCTACCAGGCCACCGGCGAGTGGTACCTGCCGCTGGGCTTCCTGGCGCTGCTGCTGGTGCCGCAGATGCTGTTCGGCCTGCGGGCCGCGCGGGCCCGGCACATCGAGGACGAGGCGGTCCTGCCGGCGGTCCCGGCCGGGACCTGA